In a single window of the Renibacterium salmoninarum ATCC 33209 genome:
- a CDS encoding DoxX family protein yields MATNDHLTARNPLTTQLGLTILRVFLGAMLTIQGTQKILAGPQGCVANFQAMGAPLPEISSWLVILGEFGLGIALIFGVFTRVAGGLAALMMFLIWLATAAGDPLFTDAPGITAGSLWFYFVAALVLAFAGGGTLSVDKIFAAITAKGRGHAAFEEPQTVTV; encoded by the coding sequence GTGGCCACTAACGACCACTTGACCGCAAGAAATCCGTTGACCACCCAGCTTGGTCTGACAATTCTGCGGGTTTTTCTCGGCGCCATGTTGACAATCCAAGGCACGCAAAAAATCCTCGCCGGTCCGCAGGGATGTGTCGCCAACTTTCAGGCGATGGGAGCTCCTTTGCCTGAGATCTCCAGCTGGCTAGTAATTCTTGGCGAATTCGGCCTAGGCATCGCGTTGATCTTCGGCGTGTTTACCCGAGTTGCTGGCGGACTCGCTGCTTTGATGATGTTTCTGATCTGGCTTGCTACTGCAGCAGGCGATCCGCTCTTTACCGACGCGCCCGGGATTACTGCCGGATCACTTTGGTTCTACTTTGTGGCGGCTCTGGTTTTGGCATTCGCTGGTGGCGGTACGCTCTCTGTTGACAAGATTTTTGCTGCCATCACGGCCAAGGGGCGGGGGCATGCGGCGTTCGAGGAGCCACAAACCGTTACGGTTTGA
- a CDS encoding branched-chain amino acid ABC transporter substrate-binding protein — MGINIYNGIQLAINQHNENNPGCQVKFSKYDTEGSPDKANGPVTQVTTQADVIGVVGLPFSGESKATGNIFEQAGLVHITPSATAPVLTTKGWTTFFRGLGNDSVQGPAAAKFLTGKLQAKKVFVVQDDSEYGIGLGTAVSSELSKDNLAGTEKVTTGQKDFSAVISKIQTAKADAVFYAGYYAEGAPFDQGLVNKGWEGTFLGPDGVKDDQLIKQAGDASKNAYFTCPCIPGELIPDFAS; from the coding sequence TTGGGTATCAACATCTACAACGGCATTCAGCTGGCGATCAATCAGCATAACGAAAACAACCCTGGCTGCCAGGTGAAATTCAGCAAGTATGACACTGAAGGTTCGCCGGATAAAGCCAACGGCCCAGTTACCCAGGTGACCACGCAGGCGGACGTCATCGGCGTCGTCGGCCTGCCGTTCTCGGGTGAGTCAAAAGCGACCGGAAATATCTTTGAACAGGCCGGACTGGTGCATATCACCCCGTCTGCTACCGCTCCAGTTTTGACTACCAAAGGTTGGACGACGTTCTTCCGTGGCTTGGGTAATGACTCGGTGCAGGGACCAGCAGCTGCCAAGTTCTTAACGGGAAAACTGCAAGCTAAAAAGGTTTTCGTTGTGCAGGACGATTCGGAATACGGCATTGGCCTGGGCACCGCAGTCTCCAGCGAACTGAGCAAAGACAACTTGGCAGGAACTGAAAAGGTGACCACCGGGCAGAAGGATTTCTCCGCGGTGATTTCCAAGATTCAGACCGCCAAGGCTGACGCGGTGTTCTACGCCGGTTACTACGCTGAGGGTGCACCATTTGACCAGGGTCTGGTCAACAAGGGCTGGGAAGGCACTTTTCTTGGGCCCGACGGCGTCAAAGATGACCAGTTAATCAAGCAGGCCGGCGATGCGTCCAAGAATGCCTACTTCACTTGCCCTTGCATTCCGGGCGAGTTGATTCCGGACTTTGCCTCGTAG
- a CDS encoding ABC transporter permease subunit, with the protein MLATLIHAVPQLVPTDGEWITFDVNSLAQNFWSVTFDGLTFGAIYALVALGYTLVYGVLNLINFAHSEVFIVGCYGVVFTLTSLGFGPSAPRLDIWSIILNPVLAMVVAMIASAAVAYVLERVAYRP; encoded by the coding sequence ATGCTCGCTACCTTAATCCATGCTGTCCCACAGCTAGTTCCAACCGACGGTGAATGGATCACCTTCGACGTCAACTCACTCGCTCAAAACTTTTGGAGCGTTACCTTCGACGGCCTGACCTTCGGCGCAATTTATGCGCTCGTGGCGCTCGGCTACACCCTGGTTTACGGGGTGCTCAATCTCATTAACTTTGCCCACTCAGAAGTATTCATTGTCGGCTGCTACGGTGTGGTTTTCACACTGACATCATTAGGCTTCGGTCCTTCTGCGCCGCGGCTCGACATTTGGTCAATCATTTTGAACCCCGTTCTGGCTATGGTCGTGGCAATGATCGCCTCGGCAGCGGTGGCCTACGTTTTGGAACGGGTCGCATACCGGCCGTGA
- a CDS encoding branched-chain amino acid ABC transporter permease, translating into MFKPTPIFEVFGSIIDSQQIVIVVAAVIMMIVVDQFIRRSRTGRGIRAVAQDPDTATLMGVNKDRIIVTTFIIGGILAGAAALFYVMKVPSGVVYNGGFVLGIKAFAAAVLGGIGNFRGSLLGGLALGLIGNYGQILLGNSRWTDVVAFVVLVLVLLVRPQGILGQSLGRSKA; encoded by the coding sequence ATGTTCAAACCGACACCGATATTCGAGGTGTTCGGTTCGATCATCGATTCTCAGCAAATTGTGATTGTCGTGGCGGCGGTGATCATGATGATCGTGGTCGACCAGTTCATTCGACGCTCACGCACGGGCCGTGGCATCCGTGCGGTAGCTCAGGATCCAGATACCGCAACCTTGATGGGCGTCAATAAAGATCGAATTATCGTCACCACCTTCATCATCGGCGGAATTCTCGCCGGAGCCGCTGCTTTGTTCTATGTCATGAAAGTGCCGTCCGGCGTCGTCTACAACGGCGGATTCGTCTTGGGAATTAAGGCATTCGCCGCAGCAGTGCTCGGTGGCATCGGTAACTTCCGTGGCTCTCTGCTTGGCGGGCTAGCCTTGGGGCTCATTGGCAACTACGGCCAAATCTTGCTCGGGAATTCACGATGGACCGACGTCGTCGCGTTCGTGGTTCTGGTCTTGGTGCTCCTGGTGAGACCGCAAGGAATTCTTGGCCAATCCCTGGGAAGGAGCAAAGCATGA
- a CDS encoding branched-chain amino acid ABC transporter permease has translation MTTSTSGIASSKNQKRKGLFSGLGEKWRSLSRPQQWLWLLIVVGLAYALPVLNPPIITTEPGNNFALACFQMAVFALGAVGLNIVVGNTGLLDLGYIAFFAVGAYTAAMLTSPDSPFVKVPYLWTVPVAMAVTIFFGVILGVPTLRLRGDYLAIVTLGFGEIVRIMATIIPAMRGQVGFQNIGRPPGKDASGVPIFSNSNGTPWYWLTITVIIIVLLLVGNLERSCVGRAWISIREDEDAAEIMGVPTFKYKVWFFALGAGIGGLAGALFAGANGFVNNQKFDVQTSILFLAAVVLGGAGNKAGAIIGGAVVAYVPLRFTAIADYKYLIFGAALVLLMIFRAHGLLAARLQLLAYGRRVYEKVAKRPSHSASGPDSPSPDGDPEVKEAKA, from the coding sequence ATGACTACCTCAACTAGCGGAATTGCCAGTAGCAAGAATCAGAAGCGCAAAGGTCTGTTTAGTGGTTTAGGCGAAAAATGGCGTTCGCTTTCGCGTCCGCAACAATGGCTCTGGCTGCTCATCGTCGTCGGCTTGGCTTATGCCTTGCCGGTGCTCAATCCACCAATCATCACTACTGAGCCGGGCAACAATTTTGCCTTGGCTTGTTTCCAGATGGCAGTTTTTGCGCTTGGTGCCGTCGGGTTGAACATTGTGGTGGGTAATACCGGTTTGCTCGATTTGGGCTATATCGCCTTTTTCGCAGTGGGTGCCTATACCGCAGCAATGTTGACTAGCCCGGATTCACCTTTTGTGAAGGTTCCGTATTTGTGGACCGTGCCAGTGGCCATGGCGGTGACGATATTCTTTGGCGTCATCCTCGGCGTGCCAACGCTGCGGCTGCGCGGTGACTACCTGGCCATTGTCACCTTGGGTTTCGGCGAAATTGTTCGAATCATGGCAACCATCATTCCGGCAATGCGCGGTCAGGTTGGTTTCCAGAACATTGGTCGCCCGCCAGGTAAAGATGCGTCCGGGGTGCCGATTTTTAGCAATTCCAATGGCACTCCCTGGTATTGGCTGACCATAACCGTGATCATTATTGTGCTGCTTTTAGTGGGCAACTTGGAGCGAAGCTGTGTTGGTCGTGCTTGGATTTCGATTCGCGAAGATGAAGATGCCGCCGAGATCATGGGCGTACCCACGTTCAAATACAAAGTCTGGTTCTTCGCATTAGGCGCAGGCATCGGCGGATTGGCCGGTGCGCTCTTTGCCGGGGCGAATGGCTTTGTAAACAACCAAAAGTTCGACGTGCAGACTTCAATCCTGTTCTTGGCTGCGGTAGTTCTTGGCGGTGCAGGCAACAAGGCTGGCGCGATCATTGGCGGCGCGGTGGTTGCCTATGTGCCGTTGCGCTTTACCGCGATTGCTGACTACAAATACCTGATTTTCGGCGCAGCACTTGTGCTGCTGATGATTTTTCGGGCGCACGGCTTGCTCGCAGCCAGATTGCAATTGCTGGCTTACGGCCGACGAGTTTATGAAAAGGTAGCCAAAAGACCTTCGCATTCAGCATCGGGGCCCGATTCACCAAGCCCCGACGGCGACCCGGAAGTCAAGGAGGCCAAAGCATGA
- a CDS encoding ABC transporter ATP-binding protein has product MSVSPENGAISEAVAEQVAPDREIAVEIGDNLIEVQNLTVKFGWLTALDNVSFNIKRGEILGLIGPNGAGKTTCFNAMTGVYKPTSGKVLLEGYSIGGKRRHKITRLGLARTFQNIRLFIEMTALENVVVGLDARHRTSVVGALIRSPRHIREEKSSIERGMALLEFVGIADQANSLSRNLPYGYQRRLEIARALATDPKVLCLDEPAAGFNPSEKEELMGLIRSIRDDGYTVLLIEHDMRLVMGVTDRIVVLEFGKKIADGAPHEIRDDPKVIAAYLGEPEDDLA; this is encoded by the coding sequence ATGAGCGTCAGCCCAGAAAATGGCGCGATATCGGAAGCTGTCGCAGAACAAGTCGCCCCGGATCGTGAGATCGCCGTCGAAATCGGTGACAATCTGATTGAAGTGCAAAATTTGACGGTGAAGTTTGGCTGGTTGACCGCTTTGGACAATGTCTCCTTCAACATCAAACGTGGCGAGATCCTCGGTCTGATTGGCCCAAACGGTGCGGGTAAAACCACTTGCTTCAATGCCATGACCGGGGTTTATAAGCCAACCTCGGGCAAGGTGTTATTGGAGGGCTATTCGATTGGCGGCAAGCGTCGGCATAAAATCACCCGGCTGGGCTTAGCCCGGACTTTCCAAAACATTCGGCTTTTTATCGAGATGACGGCGTTGGAAAACGTTGTTGTCGGTTTGGACGCACGGCACCGGACGAGCGTTGTAGGTGCTCTTATTCGATCTCCTCGGCACATTAGAGAGGAGAAGTCCTCGATTGAACGCGGGATGGCGCTGCTGGAGTTTGTGGGCATTGCCGATCAAGCGAATTCACTCTCGCGGAATTTGCCCTATGGCTACCAGCGACGGCTGGAAATTGCTCGTGCCCTGGCGACGGATCCGAAAGTGCTGTGCCTAGATGAACCAGCGGCAGGCTTCAATCCCTCCGAAAAAGAGGAGTTGATGGGCTTGATCCGATCAATTCGCGACGACGGTTATACTGTGTTGCTGATTGAGCACGATATGCGGCTTGTTATGGGCGTTACTGATCGAATCGTGGTGCTGGAATTCGGTAAGAAGATTGCCGACGGCGCGCCGCACGAAATTCGTGACGATCCGAAAGTTATTGCCGCCTACTTAGGGGAGCCCGAAGATGACCTTGCTTGA
- a CDS encoding ABC transporter ATP-binding protein: protein MTLLELKEVSVFYGRIQAIHNMSFSVNEGEIVSLIGANGAGKTTTMKTISGLLNPTKGSILFEGQDITKVKPHIRVVRGISQAPEGRGIFPGMTVAENLDMGAFGRADKSGLDADLERVFDLFPRLKERRKQLGGTMSGGEQQMLAIGRALMSGPKLLLLDEPSMGLAPQLIRQIFSIITEINKQGTTVLLVEQNANQALARADRAFVLETGSITQSGTGKELLANPAIKEAYLGVA, encoded by the coding sequence ATGACCTTGCTTGAGCTCAAAGAGGTCTCGGTGTTCTACGGACGGATCCAAGCGATTCACAATATGTCCTTCAGCGTCAATGAAGGCGAAATCGTTTCATTGATTGGGGCCAACGGCGCTGGTAAAACCACGACGATGAAAACCATCTCTGGGTTGCTCAACCCGACTAAGGGCAGCATCCTTTTTGAAGGCCAAGATATCACCAAGGTTAAACCGCATATCCGGGTGGTTCGAGGGATTTCGCAAGCGCCGGAAGGCCGCGGGATTTTCCCTGGCATGACGGTAGCGGAAAATCTGGACATGGGCGCATTCGGCCGAGCTGATAAATCAGGACTTGATGCGGACCTGGAACGAGTCTTTGATTTGTTTCCGCGCCTCAAGGAGCGCCGCAAACAACTGGGCGGCACCATGTCTGGTGGCGAACAGCAAATGTTAGCGATCGGTCGAGCACTCATGTCCGGACCCAAATTGTTGTTACTGGATGAACCGTCTATGGGTCTTGCCCCGCAGCTGATCCGGCAAATATTTTCGATTATCACCGAGATCAACAAGCAGGGCACCACGGTTTTGCTCGTGGAGCAGAACGCGAACCAGGCGTTGGCTCGAGCGGACCGAGCGTTTGTTTTAGAGACAGGCTCCATTACCCAAAGCGGCACGGGTAAAGAGCTGCTGGCTAACCCGGCGATCAAGGAAGCCTATCTTGGCGTCGCCTAG
- a CDS encoding efflux protein: protein MDSSRASNVVGAPAANIEQATIKVAKGNIDNVVEVKGSVRSDPSIPVLSSAAGEVVKVFVDPKAAVAEGDPLFQVKTEVRQQPNAAQQSNDGKAGAEQASPSKPIYKYTSVLAPIAGTLDSFPVLLEQQVTVGQNVGSVSQQTLSIEGNLDSAQQYRLLSKPTTSTVTVNNGPAPFECPNVSIGAADLAGKSSGSGSSGSGGTGAASGSGSMGQQAGPGGSGGGTADDAAVSGKVTCKVPAGVPVFAGLGAKMSLVAGSVKKCCLFRSRR from the coding sequence ATGGACTCAAGCCGAGCGAGCAACGTTGTCGGGGCACCCGCGGCCAATATCGAGCAGGCCACGATAAAAGTGGCCAAAGGGAACATCGATAATGTCGTCGAGGTCAAAGGGTCTGTCCGTTCGGATCCATCGATTCCGGTGCTATCCAGTGCCGCTGGCGAGGTTGTCAAAGTCTTCGTCGATCCCAAGGCGGCGGTTGCCGAAGGCGACCCGCTATTTCAGGTGAAAACTGAGGTGCGTCAGCAGCCTAATGCGGCGCAGCAGAGTAACGATGGAAAGGCCGGGGCGGAGCAGGCGTCGCCAAGCAAGCCGATCTACAAGTACACGAGCGTATTGGCTCCGATTGCGGGGACCTTGGATAGTTTTCCGGTGCTGCTGGAACAACAAGTTACCGTGGGCCAAAACGTGGGCAGCGTCAGCCAACAGACCCTGTCTATCGAAGGAAATCTGGACAGCGCGCAACAATACCGGTTATTGAGTAAACCGACTACCAGTACGGTGACTGTCAACAATGGTCCGGCACCTTTTGAATGCCCTAACGTGAGCATTGGTGCTGCTGATTTGGCTGGGAAATCATCAGGATCGGGTAGCTCTGGATCAGGTGGCACGGGCGCTGCCAGCGGTTCCGGGTCGATGGGGCAGCAAGCTGGTCCTGGCGGATCGGGCGGCGGTACCGCTGACGATGCCGCAGTATCCGGCAAAGTGACCTGTAAGGTGCCGGCCGGCGTCCCGGTCTTCGCCGGTCTGGGTGCGAAGATGTCGCTCGTCGCAGGCAGCGTAAAAAAGTGCTGCTTGTTCCGCTCACGGCGGTGA
- a CDS encoding ATP-binding cassette domain-containing protein, whose product MAEETLIELENVTRTVILPNDETLAILHGINLTLSQGDHTAIAGRSGSGKSTLLNLLGLLDLPTDGSVRFLGNDAKRLGERARARLRGGSVGFVFQQFNLLPGRSALENVMMPLLYADGGKFWRRRSLAAAMLEQVGLADRMDSVPGLLSGGEQQRVAIARALVRRPQLILADEPTGALDVETGQNVMKLLDSVAAETGAALVAITHDLNVARLARMHFRLDNGVLTEDPTLAELADRGVRMTAFIAAVVEAWGEFKVQKARVLLSLIGVALSVAALASVVGVGDLARASMQQSQEKYSGRTATIQTYFQTMAAKMPADARQKIDELADRYGLKYVSLKGSANGSFQFINGAAQTQISIVDPAYDIIHRLKVSRGSWFAADDAQRLTPALVVNEKFYDAMGRPDLNK is encoded by the coding sequence ATGGCTGAAGAGACGCTCATTGAGTTGGAAAATGTCACTCGCACGGTGATTTTACCGAATGACGAGACCTTGGCCATCTTGCACGGGATCAATCTCACCTTGAGTCAAGGCGATCACACCGCAATTGCGGGGCGTTCGGGCTCTGGTAAATCTACTTTGCTCAACTTGTTGGGGTTGCTGGACCTACCAACCGATGGCAGCGTCCGGTTCCTGGGGAATGACGCCAAGCGACTTGGCGAACGTGCGCGAGCACGATTACGCGGCGGTTCAGTGGGTTTCGTCTTTCAGCAATTCAATCTGCTACCGGGCCGGAGCGCTCTGGAAAATGTGATGATGCCCTTGCTCTATGCCGACGGCGGCAAGTTTTGGCGACGGCGTTCGCTCGCGGCCGCGATGCTCGAACAGGTTGGTTTAGCAGATCGGATGGATTCAGTGCCAGGGCTACTTTCTGGTGGTGAACAGCAACGAGTGGCGATTGCCCGGGCCCTGGTCCGGCGACCGCAACTGATTCTGGCTGATGAACCGACTGGGGCACTGGATGTGGAGACGGGGCAAAACGTGATGAAACTGCTTGATAGCGTTGCCGCAGAAACAGGCGCTGCGTTGGTGGCGATCACGCATGATCTCAATGTGGCTCGATTGGCCCGAATGCATTTCCGACTCGATAACGGTGTGCTGACCGAAGACCCGACGTTGGCTGAGCTCGCAGATAGAGGTGTCCGCATGACCGCGTTCATTGCTGCAGTGGTAGAAGCCTGGGGCGAATTCAAAGTTCAAAAAGCTCGTGTGCTGCTCTCGCTGATTGGTGTGGCGCTTTCGGTCGCAGCGTTGGCGTCAGTGGTCGGCGTAGGCGATTTGGCCCGGGCATCTATGCAGCAGAGCCAAGAAAAGTACAGTGGCCGCACCGCGACAATCCAAACGTACTTCCAGACGATGGCTGCCAAGATGCCAGCCGACGCTCGGCAGAAAATTGATGAGTTGGCAGACCGATACGGCTTAAAATATGTCAGCTTGAAAGGTTCGGCAAACGGTAGCTTCCAATTCATCAATGGCGCGGCACAGACACAAATTTCGATTGTGGATCCGGCCTATGACATCATCCATCGGCTCAAGGTCAGCAGGGGATCATGGTTTGCTGCCGACGATGCTCAACGACTGACACCGGCGCTGGTTGTGAACGAAAAATTTTACGACGCAATGGGTCGTCCGGATCTCAACAAATAG